A part of Roseitalea porphyridii genomic DNA contains:
- a CDS encoding YbcC family protein, whose translation MIMTNDTLANAPDMAAIERAADTAGRQIPPLWPLASYVAVNPYLGQTGKTLAETGARLARIGGVPVTMGRAWYSERIAAGAITDDDLAAAIAAAPYDGKPTDPEALRTLAAQPGSQPEALPTVADLAAEADGTDWPALMAERLGAWAGGYFDEGQALWVAPRDRSAWASYRAWAVHDLTPEIIGLKGFAAFVADTPVDAMAAIARATKRLGLTEAMLDSYFHQLLFSLGGWAQYARYALWKAELADGTDGTITDLLAIRLVWEEALFDRYQSRIGDQWYEVRDAHAAPSVPDADLVADAILQEAAERAAQRSLAETLAAPAPESSGDRPALQAAFCIDVRSEVFRRALETVDPSIRTLGFAGFFGVFAQHRRFASDVDELRLPVLLNPTVTSTAGGSYSEETATAARYTARAKRAWGRFKLAAVSSFAFVEAMGPVYVGKLVRDAMGMNPMPVPNDPAPRFDPDLDPGARIDAAETVLRAMSLTDGFAKVVMLAGHGANVVNNPHASGLHCGACGGYSGEVNARLLAQLLNDASVREGLSERGITVPEDTLFVAALHDTTTDAVTLYDGDVNAAGHRDDLTRVRQWLDAAGAVTRGERALRLPRADGAGDIGARARDWAEVRPEWALAGCKAFIAAPRGRTAGRSLEGRAFLHDYEWKADSEKGFGVLELIMTAPVVVASWISLQYYGSTVAPQTFGSGNKLLHNVVGGFGVFEGNGGLLRAGLPWQSVHDGEKLVHDPLRLSVCIEAPREAMTDVLERHPGVRALFDNGWLHLFAMDETGCLSHRYAGDLQWERFEGSRRDDAVPVAAVA comes from the coding sequence ATGATCATGACGAACGACACGCTCGCAAATGCACCGGACATGGCCGCGATCGAACGCGCCGCCGACACGGCCGGACGGCAGATCCCGCCTCTGTGGCCGCTTGCCTCCTATGTGGCGGTCAATCCCTATCTCGGCCAGACCGGAAAGACGCTGGCCGAAACCGGAGCGCGTCTCGCGCGCATCGGCGGTGTTCCCGTCACCATGGGGCGCGCATGGTACTCCGAGCGCATCGCGGCGGGTGCGATCACCGATGACGATCTGGCCGCCGCCATCGCCGCGGCGCCGTACGACGGCAAGCCGACAGACCCTGAGGCGCTCAGGACGCTCGCCGCACAGCCCGGGTCGCAGCCGGAGGCGTTGCCCACCGTCGCCGATCTCGCCGCCGAGGCCGACGGGACCGACTGGCCGGCGCTGATGGCCGAGCGCCTCGGCGCCTGGGCGGGCGGCTATTTCGACGAGGGCCAGGCCCTCTGGGTGGCGCCCCGCGACAGGTCCGCCTGGGCGAGCTATCGCGCCTGGGCCGTGCACGATCTGACGCCGGAAATCATCGGGCTGAAGGGCTTTGCGGCGTTTGTCGCCGATACCCCCGTCGATGCCATGGCCGCGATCGCACGGGCCACCAAACGGCTCGGACTGACCGAGGCGATGCTCGACAGCTACTTCCACCAGCTCCTGTTCTCGCTGGGCGGCTGGGCGCAATATGCCCGCTACGCGCTTTGGAAGGCGGAACTTGCCGATGGCACCGACGGCACGATCACCGATCTGCTCGCGATCCGGCTCGTCTGGGAGGAGGCGCTGTTTGACCGCTACCAATCCCGGATCGGCGATCAATGGTACGAGGTGCGCGACGCCCACGCCGCGCCGTCCGTGCCGGACGCGGATCTCGTTGCCGACGCGATCCTGCAGGAGGCCGCCGAGCGTGCCGCCCAGCGCTCGCTCGCCGAAACTCTGGCCGCGCCCGCGCCGGAGTCCAGCGGCGACCGGCCCGCGCTGCAGGCGGCGTTCTGCATCGACGTGCGCTCGGAGGTGTTCCGGCGGGCGCTCGAGACGGTCGATCCGTCGATCCGCACGCTCGGCTTTGCCGGCTTCTTCGGCGTCTTCGCACAGCATCGGCGCTTTGCGTCCGATGTCGACGAACTGCGGCTTCCGGTGCTGCTCAACCCGACCGTGACATCGACGGCGGGCGGTTCGTACAGTGAGGAAACCGCCACGGCCGCGCGCTACACGGCCCGCGCCAAGCGCGCCTGGGGCCGGTTCAAGCTGGCCGCCGTGTCCTCGTTCGCCTTCGTCGAGGCGATGGGTCCGGTCTATGTCGGAAAGCTGGTGCGCGACGCGATGGGCATGAACCCGATGCCGGTGCCGAACGATCCGGCCCCCCGGTTCGATCCCGACCTTGATCCGGGCGCACGCATCGACGCGGCCGAGACCGTGCTGCGCGCCATGTCGCTGACCGACGGCTTCGCGAAGGTGGTGATGCTCGCCGGTCACGGCGCCAATGTCGTCAACAACCCGCACGCCAGCGGGCTGCATTGCGGCGCCTGCGGCGGCTATTCGGGCGAGGTGAACGCGCGACTGCTCGCGCAGCTTCTCAACGACGCCTCGGTTCGGGAAGGATTGTCCGAACGCGGCATCACCGTGCCCGAGGACACGCTGTTCGTCGCCGCGCTGCACGACACGACGACCGATGCGGTCACCCTCTACGATGGTGACGTCAATGCAGCCGGCCATCGCGACGATCTGACGAGGGTGCGGCAGTGGCTCGATGCCGCCGGCGCCGTTACGCGCGGCGAGCGGGCCCTGCGGCTGCCGCGTGCCGATGGCGCCGGCGACATCGGTGCCCGTGCACGCGACTGGGCCGAAGTGCGTCCCGAGTGGGCGCTGGCCGGCTGCAAGGCGTTCATCGCCGCGCCGCGCGGCCGGACCGCCGGGCGGAGCCTCGAGGGCCGCGCGTTCCTGCACGATTATGAGTGGAAGGCCGACAGCGAGAAGGGGTTCGGCGTCCTCGAACTGATCATGACCGCGCCGGTCGTCGTCGCAAGCTGGATCAGCCTGCAATATTACGGCTCGACCGTCGCGCCGCAGACGTTTGGTTCCGGCAACAAGCTGCTGCACAATGTCGTCGGCGGGTTCGGCGTGTTCGAAGGCAATGGCGGCCTGTTGCGGGCCGGGCTCCCCTGGCAATCGGTGCATGACGGCGAAAAGCTCGTGCATGATCCGCTGCGTCTTTCGGTGTGCATCGAGGCGCCGCGCGAGGCGATGACCGATGTCCTCGAGCGCCATCCGGGCGTCCGGGCGCTGTTCGACAATGGGTGGCTGCACCTGTTCGCCATGGACGAGACCGGCTGTCTGAGCCACCGCTATGCGGGCGATCTGCAGTGGGAGCGGTTCGAGGGGTCGCGCCGGGACGATGCAGTCCCGGTCGCCGCGGTGGCCTGA